A region of Terriglobales bacterium DNA encodes the following proteins:
- a CDS encoding endo-1,3-alpha-glucanase family glycosylhydrolase → MRIIPTTTLRAESANNTSAADSFHGQSNGNAAAGNISKEPIRSLLYSGATTRVYAHLMGWFGDPRHMNVGYRSDDPAQVHRQVEDMVSRRIEGVMIDWRGSSDEGPTERTTQLVMREAERHPGFTFEIQVDPKALRSLKKGDNGTKELIHELKYVAKTYFPSPAYMKIDGRPVLSNFELDKHFEIDWSKVVKEVPGNPIYIFQHPSGFEHPYSAGSFAWLKHNKDDPNDWGEKYLEDFYKKGLRKSGAYIIGSVYPGFNDRFASWSLNRVMSRNCGQTWLATFGAIKEFFSASKQLPAVQIVTWNDYEEGTEVESGIENCAEISARADGDDLKWKISGRETTKENTISQYVIYISLDGENLMRLGSVPSGVHEFELRKLRLGAGKYIFYVEAVGVASVRNHFSNAATYTVAGR, encoded by the coding sequence TTGAGAATCATTCCTACCACCACCCTGCGGGCAGAAAGCGCAAACAACACCAGTGCTGCCGATAGTTTTCACGGCCAATCGAACGGGAATGCTGCCGCCGGCAACATCAGCAAGGAACCGATTCGCTCGCTCCTCTATTCCGGCGCTACCACTCGGGTCTATGCGCACCTGATGGGCTGGTTTGGAGATCCCCGGCACATGAACGTCGGCTATCGTTCCGACGATCCTGCCCAGGTGCATCGCCAGGTGGAAGACATGGTCAGCCGCCGGATTGAAGGCGTGATGATTGACTGGCGCGGCTCTTCGGACGAGGGACCCACCGAGCGCACAACTCAGCTTGTGATGCGAGAGGCTGAGCGGCATCCCGGCTTCACCTTCGAGATTCAGGTGGATCCCAAGGCACTCCGCTCGCTTAAGAAAGGCGACAACGGGACCAAGGAACTGATCCATGAGTTGAAGTACGTTGCCAAAACCTACTTTCCTTCCCCGGCATACATGAAGATTGATGGGCGTCCGGTCCTCTCCAACTTCGAACTCGACAAACATTTCGAAATTGATTGGTCGAAAGTGGTGAAGGAAGTTCCGGGAAATCCGATTTACATTTTTCAACACCCTTCAGGCTTCGAACACCCGTATTCTGCTGGCAGTTTCGCCTGGCTGAAACACAATAAGGACGACCCCAACGACTGGGGAGAGAAGTACCTGGAGGATTTTTATAAAAAGGGCCTGCGTAAATCTGGCGCTTACATCATCGGTTCTGTGTATCCCGGATTCAACGATCGGTTCGCGTCATGGAGCCTAAATCGGGTCATGAGCCGCAACTGCGGGCAAACGTGGCTGGCCACCTTCGGAGCGATCAAGGAATTCTTTTCGGCCTCTAAGCAGTTGCCGGCTGTCCAGATTGTCACTTGGAATGACTACGAGGAAGGTACCGAAGTCGAAAGCGGTATTGAGAACTGCGCCGAAATTTCCGCCCGCGCTGATGGCGACGACCTGAAGTGGAAAATCTCCGGGCGCGAGACCACGAAGGAGAACACGATCAGCCAGTACGTGATTTACATTTCGCTCGACGGCGAGAACCTGATGCGTCTCGGCTCGGTTCCCTCAGGCGTTCATGAGTTTGAGTTACGCAAACTTCGTCTCGGAGCGGGTAAATACATCTTCTACGTGGAGGCGGTGGGGGTGGCCTCAGTAAGGAATCACTTTTCAAACGCCGCAACGTACACAGTCGCCGGTCGCTGA
- a CDS encoding DUF3309 family protein, with product MRLILIILLILLLLGALPTWPYSSGWGYYPSGGLGLILLIVIVLLLMGRI from the coding sequence ATGCGATTGATCTTAATTATTCTTTTGATTTTGCTGCTGCTGGGAGCGTTACCGACCTGGCCCTACAGTTCGGGATGGGGATACTACCCGAGCGGCGGACTAGGACTGATCCTGTTGATCGTGATTGTGCTGCTGCTGATGGGAAGAATCTAG
- a CDS encoding HEAT repeat domain-containing protein, whose protein sequence is MDNTFDRLKNSPEPLHPTGGGANYRKLVLVAIVGAGLAFAVRSGALEGAWERLTGQLIGVAGEPVPATHSRLSDHNIEWLQKQTPQRQMEFLLGAAINHDKGATEMIANRVDGWHGKLHRTKTWQNLEMTALYSNDLRVRAAAIEINLAVNHLAKNEETAARLMRQAEADPSARPWVEWEIGMLANRGVRPERTQGWLADHLHDSNEQVRFWAVEGLAHIGTDETIKTLIEVLGSDPAAAVRERAGCSLAKSGMLTREQRVKAVPGLLDLADNPSLDVTTRSWVYQALREITDEAMPNDPAWWRNWWSTQGERKLEEVRRGEQWSVLGNG, encoded by the coding sequence GTGGACAACACTTTTGATCGGCTAAAAAATTCGCCGGAGCCGCTTCACCCGACCGGAGGCGGCGCTAACTATCGCAAACTGGTGCTGGTTGCGATCGTGGGAGCGGGGCTGGCCTTCGCGGTTCGGTCAGGGGCACTGGAAGGTGCCTGGGAACGGCTTACCGGGCAGCTGATCGGGGTGGCAGGAGAACCGGTTCCGGCAACGCACTCCAGACTTTCAGACCACAACATTGAATGGCTGCAAAAACAGACACCGCAACGACAGATGGAATTCCTTTTGGGCGCAGCCATCAACCACGATAAGGGCGCCACCGAGATGATCGCCAATCGCGTAGACGGATGGCACGGAAAATTGCACCGTACAAAAACCTGGCAAAATCTGGAGATGACGGCCCTCTATTCGAACGATCTGCGAGTGCGGGCAGCGGCCATCGAGATCAATCTGGCAGTGAACCATTTAGCTAAAAATGAGGAAACCGCCGCTCGGTTGATGCGCCAGGCGGAGGCTGATCCCAGCGCGCGTCCCTGGGTGGAATGGGAAATTGGCATGCTCGCCAACCGCGGCGTGCGACCCGAGCGTACGCAGGGATGGCTGGCTGATCATCTTCACGATTCAAACGAGCAGGTACGGTTTTGGGCGGTGGAGGGACTGGCGCACATTGGAACGGATGAGACGATCAAGACCTTGATTGAGGTTCTGGGAAGCGATCCCGCGGCTGCTGTGCGCGAGCGCGCCGGGTGTAGCCTGGCAAAATCTGGAATGCTGACGCGCGAGCAACGCGTGAAGGCAGTGCCCGGACTGCTTGACCTGGCTGACAATCCGTCGCTGGACGTAACTACTCGCTCCTGGGTGTACCAGGCATTGCGAGAAATTACGGACGAGGCGATGCCCAATGATCCCGCATGGTGGCGAAACTGGTGGTCAACTCAGGGGGAGAGGAAATTGGAAGAGGTTCGCCGCGGTGAACAGTGGTCAGTACTCGGGAACGGGTGA